From the genome of uncultured Pseudodesulfovibrio sp., one region includes:
- a CDS encoding PTS sugar transporter subunit IIC: protein MRLVCHGRFFFALFSQFRSSISIGLLERPLVVGFFWGAATGEYTTSLYIAIFFELFWLDLIPAGTYIPPQLTAATFSALALTTWFGLNQPSRIMFVLFASMPLAWIGTKVEGWLRDREQGSYNALLNWARNPGSKHLPGALILRSITKSLLMSWVTFLVAVLILKLVFDIAFTVYPNVFSHLGVTWAHLWVAASLGGLMALRLKRAYVILATGVILFALYRYLPTL, encoded by the coding sequence ATACGCCTGGTTTGCCATGGTCGCTTTTTTTTTGCCCTCTTTTCCCAGTTCCGCTCTTCCATAAGTATTGGCCTGCTTGAGCGTCCTCTGGTTGTAGGCTTTTTTTGGGGGGCAGCCACAGGCGAGTACACGACAAGTCTCTATATAGCCATATTCTTTGAGCTATTCTGGCTTGATCTCATCCCGGCCGGAACCTATATCCCCCCTCAGCTTACAGCAGCCACATTTTCGGCGCTCGCGCTGACCACATGGTTTGGCCTGAACCAGCCGTCACGGATCATGTTCGTGCTTTTTGCCAGTATGCCATTGGCTTGGATAGGTACCAAGGTGGAAGGATGGCTGCGCGATAGGGAGCAGGGGAGCTACAATGCTTTGCTGAATTGGGCGCGTAACCCTGGCTCCAAGCATCTGCCTGGAGCACTGATACTACGGTCCATAACCAAAAGCTTGTTGATGAGTTGGGTGACGTTCCTTGTGGCCGTCCTCATTCTCAAACTCGTTTTTGATATAGCCTTTACCGTCTACCCAAATGTGTTCTCTCATCTGGGCGTAACGTGGGCCCATCTTTGGGTCGCCGCGTCGTTGGGCGGTCTTATGGCGCTTCGCTTGAAGCGGGCTTACGTCATACTCGCCACGGGCGTCATCCTCTTCGCTTTATACCGCTATCTGCCTACTCTTTAA
- a CDS encoding PTS sugar transporter subunit IIB, which translates to MTLVRIDNRLIHGQIIETWLPYTGAKNVVVANDELAHDILQQEIMSLAIPQAVKSSFVTVEEVPTVMASLFSAPGEHDSIILFSNCADARRAFDSGFDFHVLNIGNVHYSPGKRQVSPSVALSDEDETCLRHLNRKGVELDFRCVPNDPVQVRF; encoded by the coding sequence GTGACTCTTGTTCGTATAGACAATCGCTTGATTCACGGCCAGATCATCGAGACGTGGCTGCCCTACACCGGGGCCAAGAACGTCGTAGTGGCCAATGACGAACTGGCACATGATATTCTTCAGCAGGAGATTATGTCCCTGGCCATTCCTCAGGCAGTAAAAAGTTCCTTCGTCACCGTGGAGGAGGTGCCCACCGTGATGGCCAGCCTCTTCTCGGCACCTGGTGAACACGACTCCATCATTCTTTTTTCAAACTGTGCTGACGCCCGTCGTGCCTTTGATTCCGGATTCGACTTCCATGTGCTGAATATCGGCAACGTCCACTACAGCCCAGGCAAACGCCAGGTTTCTCCGAGCGTGGCTTTGTCTGACGAGGATGAGACATGCCTGCGCCATCTGAATCGAAAGGGCGTTGAACTCGATTTCCGTTGTGTTCCTAACGACCCCGTGCAGGTGAGGTTCTAG
- a CDS encoding PTS sugar transporter subunit IIA: MTAKTDKKDGVIGVVLVTHGTFGETLLKAAEMVMGPQDNCLAVGVDVNKGVDETLEGVRKAIHSLEQGKGVLALTDLFGGSPTTMSLSLMKSENLEVITGVNLPMVVAALQSRTMKLPELADKVMAAGQQGIKVAGAMLRKKAKK, encoded by the coding sequence ATGACTGCAAAGACTGACAAAAAGGACGGCGTGATCGGGGTGGTTCTCGTCACCCACGGGACTTTCGGCGAGACCTTGCTCAAGGCCGCTGAGATGGTCATGGGTCCGCAGGACAACTGTTTGGCAGTGGGGGTCGATGTTAACAAGGGAGTTGACGAAACCCTCGAAGGTGTTCGCAAGGCAATACACTCCCTGGAGCAGGGCAAAGGCGTACTAGCGTTGACCGATCTTTTTGGCGGTTCTCCCACGACCATGTCTCTTTCCCTCATGAAGTCGGAAAATCTCGAAGTCATCACCGGTGTAAACCTCCCCATGGTCGTGGCGGCTCTTCAGTCGCGAACCATGAAATTGCCCGAGCTGGCCGATAAAGTCATGGCCGCAGGGCAGCAGGGTATCAAGGTTGCCGGAGCAATGCTTCGCAAAAAAGCAAAGAAATAG
- the rapZ gene encoding RNase adapter RapZ: MTSTNPFPVVIVTGLSGSGKSTALKVFEDLGFFCIDGLPSEMSAKLAELILSFDTKYRGLALGMDLRQFEFVDGWGKALEGFAELGITPQVLFLEAKMAELVRRYATTRRPHPLESRNLGLEQALEMEKKLLEPVRLGAVLVLDTTDYSIHDLRRVIQTKWSSLEDVTMGMRVHIITFGFKYGVPSEADLVFDLRFLPNPYFDKSLRPLSGLDKAISDYVLGNPTGEGFIKRFHEFLLYILPLYADEGRYRITLALGCTGGRHRSVSVAESVLETLKKKGYTASIEHRHMELG, from the coding sequence TTGACCTCGACCAACCCGTTCCCGGTGGTGATCGTCACCGGACTCTCCGGCTCCGGCAAAAGTACAGCGCTCAAGGTCTTTGAAGACCTCGGGTTCTTTTGCATCGACGGACTGCCCTCCGAAATGTCGGCCAAATTGGCCGAACTGATCCTTTCCTTCGACACCAAGTATCGCGGTCTTGCGCTCGGCATGGATTTGCGCCAGTTCGAGTTTGTGGATGGCTGGGGTAAGGCTTTGGAAGGTTTTGCAGAGCTCGGCATTACCCCGCAGGTCTTGTTTCTTGAAGCCAAGATGGCCGAACTGGTCCGTCGTTATGCCACCACCCGTCGGCCGCACCCGTTGGAAAGCCGTAATCTCGGTCTTGAGCAGGCTCTGGAGATGGAAAAGAAACTCCTGGAGCCCGTGCGCCTCGGAGCTGTCCTGGTTCTGGACACCACCGATTATTCCATTCATGATTTGCGTCGAGTCATCCAGACCAAGTGGTCTTCCTTGGAAGATGTGACCATGGGCATGAGGGTGCACATCATCACCTTTGGTTTCAAGTACGGTGTGCCATCTGAAGCCGATCTGGTCTTCGATCTCCGTTTTCTGCCCAACCCCTATTTCGACAAGTCGCTGCGCCCACTGTCCGGACTGGATAAGGCGATTTCCGACTATGTTCTCGGCAATCCTACCGGCGAGGGATTCATCAAACGTTTTCATGAATTTCTGCTCTATATCCTGCCTCTTTACGCCGATGAAGGACGCTACCGGATCACCCTGGCGCTGGGGTGTACCGGCGGCCGTCACCGGTCCGTGTCTGTGGCCGAGTCGGTACTGGAAACCCTGAAGAAAAAAGGGTATACTGCTTCAATAGAACATCGACACATGGAACTCGGTTAA
- a CDS encoding PTS sugar transporter subunit IIA: MKLSDYLAKELILPELESETKSDVLNELVAPLGEQYPEMDTDHAVRVLLDRERLGSTGIGDGIAIPHGKLEDLEKVIVVVGRSRKGVEFEALDHSPCTIFFLVLAPEQVAGMHLRVLAQISRLLKDEEFRKAFLSADDLEALWALLKSV; encoded by the coding sequence ATGAAACTCAGTGATTACCTGGCGAAGGAGTTGATCCTTCCCGAACTCGAGTCCGAAACCAAGTCGGACGTATTGAATGAACTCGTCGCTCCTTTGGGCGAGCAATATCCAGAGATGGACACGGACCATGCGGTCCGTGTCCTTCTCGATCGTGAACGGCTGGGCTCCACCGGCATCGGGGACGGCATAGCCATTCCACACGGTAAACTCGAAGACCTGGAAAAAGTCATTGTCGTGGTTGGCCGCAGCCGCAAGGGTGTGGAGTTCGAAGCGCTGGATCACAGCCCGTGCACCATCTTTTTCCTGGTGCTGGCTCCGGAACAGGTTGCGGGCATGCACCTGCGCGTTCTGGCGCAGATTTCCCGTCTTCTCAAGGACGAGGAATTCCGCAAAGCGTTCCTGTCGGCCGACGACCTTGAAGCCCTTTGGGCGCTGCTCAAAAGCGTATAA
- the raiA gene encoding ribosome-associated translation inhibitor RaiA: MNISFTFKNFEPSDHLKSYAEKRFEKVARYVPEAEADLQVNLLVDKFRHKADVILNSDRIHISAYEDSEDMYSTIDLVLDKLEAQLRKMREKMKNRPRQARPNKMVQMNYLSYEDIEHGSAPTIVGTDAYEPKPMSVDEAAMQLDARDNEFLVFLNAETDGVNVIYKRKNGDYGLIDPGN, encoded by the coding sequence ATGAACATCAGCTTCACTTTCAAGAACTTTGAGCCTTCCGATCACCTCAAGAGTTACGCGGAAAAGCGTTTTGAAAAGGTTGCGAGATACGTTCCCGAAGCGGAGGCCGATCTCCAGGTCAACCTGCTGGTCGACAAGTTTCGCCACAAGGCGGACGTGATCCTGAATTCGGATCGCATTCATATCTCGGCGTACGAAGACTCTGAAGACATGTACTCCACCATTGATCTGGTGCTGGACAAGTTGGAAGCCCAGCTGCGCAAGATGCGCGAAAAGATGAAGAACCGCCCCAGACAGGCGCGTCCCAATAAGATGGTCCAGATGAACTACCTGTCCTATGAGGACATCGAACACGGTTCAGCTCCCACCATCGTCGGTACCGACGCATACGAGCCCAAGCCCATGTCCGTGGACGAGGCCGCCATGCAGCTCGATGCCCGCGACAACGAGTTCCTGGTCTTCCTGAACGCGGAGACCGACGGCGTCAACGTGATTTACAAGAGAAAGAACGGCGATTACGGCCTCATCGACCCCGGAAACTAA
- the rpoN gene encoding RNA polymerase factor sigma-54, translating to MGLELRQQLKLSQQLVMTPQLQQAIKLLQLSRLELLETVQQELLENPFLDETETDTEVPDKPEVLTESQAEEELVRTADWENYLGEFSSTSKQALSRDMEMPEEGMSFEARLASKPSLEGHLNWQMRLSNFTEHELAIGDVILGNIDTNGYLQATMEELTAMVQASEEEIESVLVRIQHLDPVGVGARTPQECLLVQMEVLGYDDPILVSLVRDHLEDLEKNRYKPLARKFKITMDELKSYLDLMQTLDPMPGANFSSTEPHYVSPDVYVYKYGEDFVIILNEDGMPRLQMNTFYMDSMKGAADKEKEYFQEKMRSAAWLMKSLYQRQRTLYKVVESIVGFQRAFFEEGVTKLKPLILKEVAEDIEMHESTVSRITTSKYVSTPHGIFELKFFFNSALDLNDGSQVGSESVKALIKQMISEEDTKKPLSDERIGEILQEKLEVNIARRTVAKYRSAMGIPSSSKRKQYF from the coding sequence ATGGGATTGGAACTTCGGCAACAGCTCAAGCTCTCACAGCAATTGGTCATGACGCCCCAATTGCAGCAGGCCATCAAGCTGCTGCAATTGTCACGTCTTGAGCTGCTGGAGACCGTGCAGCAGGAATTGTTGGAGAATCCTTTCCTCGATGAGACCGAGACCGACACCGAGGTCCCGGACAAGCCCGAGGTCCTGACCGAATCCCAGGCCGAAGAGGAACTTGTCCGCACAGCGGACTGGGAAAACTACCTGGGTGAATTTTCCTCCACGTCCAAGCAGGCCTTGTCGCGCGACATGGAGATGCCCGAAGAGGGGATGTCCTTCGAAGCCCGCCTTGCCTCCAAGCCCTCGCTGGAAGGGCATCTCAACTGGCAGATGCGTCTGTCCAATTTTACCGAGCATGAGTTGGCTATCGGCGACGTCATCCTCGGCAATATCGACACGAACGGCTATCTGCAGGCCACCATGGAAGAGCTGACCGCCATGGTCCAGGCCTCCGAAGAGGAGATAGAGTCCGTTCTGGTTCGTATCCAGCACCTGGATCCGGTGGGCGTGGGCGCTCGGACCCCGCAGGAGTGCCTGCTGGTCCAGATGGAAGTCCTCGGCTACGATGATCCGATCCTGGTCTCGCTGGTGCGCGATCACCTGGAAGACCTGGAAAAGAACCGCTACAAGCCGTTGGCCCGCAAGTTCAAGATCACCATGGACGAGCTCAAGTCGTATCTGGACCTGATGCAGACTCTCGATCCCATGCCCGGGGCCAATTTCTCCAGCACGGAACCGCATTATGTCAGCCCGGACGTGTACGTTTACAAGTACGGGGAGGACTTCGTCATCATCCTCAACGAGGACGGCATGCCGAGGCTTCAGATGAACACCTTCTACATGGATTCCATGAAGGGCGCGGCCGACAAGGAGAAGGAATATTTTCAGGAAAAGATGCGTTCCGCCGCATGGTTGATGAAAAGTCTGTACCAGCGGCAGCGAACGCTGTATAAAGTAGTTGAGAGCATTGTCGGCTTCCAACGGGCATTCTTCGAGGAGGGCGTGACAAAGCTCAAACCCCTGATCCTCAAGGAGGTAGCGGAAGACATCGAAATGCACGAATCCACCGTGAGCCGGATTACTACCAGCAAATATGTTTCGACCCCTCACGGTATATTCGAGCTGAAGTTCTTCTTCAACTCGGCCCTGGACCTGAATGATGGGTCTCAGGTGGGTTCGGAGAGCGTCAAGGCGCTCATAAAGCAAATGATCTCAGAAGAAGACACGAAGAAACCGCTCAGTGACGAAAGAATTGGCGAGATACTTCAGGAAAAGCTGGAGGTGAATATCGCCAGGCGAACGGTAGCCAAATACCGCTCGGCAATGGGCATCCCTTCGTCTTCAAAACGCAAGCAGTATTTCTAG
- the lptB gene encoding LPS export ABC transporter ATP-binding protein — MAEGLRATNLSKRYGQKEVVHNINIKLDAREVVGLLGPNGAGKTTTFYMLVGIVQPNTGVVSLGGQALTDKPLHERARLGVSYLPQESSIFKKLTVRQNLEIILEQTSMNSRQQRARADELMEMFTITKLADQASMFLSGGERRRLEIARALITNPQFILLDEPFAGIDPIAVIDIQEIISVLKSMDIGILISDHNVRETLNICDRAYLVYEGTVILEGAPSEIVKSSRARQIYLGEDFRL; from the coding sequence ATGGCCGAAGGTCTGCGCGCAACCAACCTGTCCAAACGGTACGGCCAAAAAGAGGTCGTGCATAACATCAACATTAAGCTCGACGCCCGTGAGGTTGTCGGGCTGTTGGGGCCGAACGGAGCGGGTAAGACGACCACCTTCTACATGCTCGTGGGAATCGTCCAGCCCAACACCGGTGTCGTCTCTCTGGGAGGCCAGGCCCTAACAGACAAGCCCCTGCACGAGCGCGCCCGTCTCGGGGTCAGCTATCTTCCGCAAGAAAGCTCCATCTTCAAGAAGTTGACTGTACGCCAGAATCTGGAAATCATTCTGGAGCAAACCTCTATGAATTCCCGCCAGCAGCGGGCCAGAGCGGACGAACTCATGGAGATGTTCACCATCACCAAGCTGGCGGACCAGGCATCCATGTTTTTGTCCGGCGGTGAGCGGCGAAGGCTGGAAATAGCCCGGGCGCTCATAACCAACCCCCAATTCATCCTCCTGGACGAACCGTTCGCCGGTATCGATCCCATAGCGGTCATTGATATTCAGGAGATCATTTCCGTACTCAAATCCATGGACATCGGCATCCTCATCTCGGATCACAATGTTCGGGAAACGCTCAATATTTGTGACCGTGCCTACCTTGTCTACGAAGGCACCGTCATCCTTGAAGGAGCCCCGTCCGAGATCGTCAAGTCCAGCCGCGCCAGGCAGATCTATCTGGGCGAAGATTTCCGTCTCTAA
- a CDS encoding LptA/OstA family protein: MKTRNKTLLKTVRHTGILLILALLLVPAQAMAQEWGEVREATVNLNVRKAPEPGAEHVVTLAKGQRVRTDFPQNGWLAVFELGEKDRNLSKAVGYANAKYLKVVAVEEKTAPQTAQQSTPASKADSGEGEIKAPVAATPPAPIAVGVDPSRLPVKITSDRMTYDETGKVISFVGHVVASHGELTLWADKLSAYLASSTDKKFSADSVDRIVAEGNVRAKKGTSEGTCGMLTYFVGQQLLKMEQNPKLQDGPNSLTGEVINFHIKDDRSEVIGGKQRVKAIFMTPGNLKVQ, encoded by the coding sequence ATGAAAACAAGGAATAAGACGTTGCTGAAAACGGTTCGCCATACGGGAATTCTGCTGATACTGGCCCTGTTGCTGGTCCCGGCCCAGGCCATGGCCCAGGAATGGGGTGAAGTGCGGGAGGCTACGGTCAACCTCAATGTCCGCAAGGCGCCCGAACCCGGGGCCGAACACGTGGTTACTCTGGCCAAGGGCCAGCGGGTCCGGACGGATTTTCCTCAAAACGGTTGGCTGGCCGTATTCGAGCTGGGTGAAAAAGACCGCAACCTGTCCAAGGCGGTTGGTTACGCCAATGCCAAATATCTCAAGGTTGTCGCGGTCGAGGAGAAGACTGCACCCCAAACAGCGCAGCAGTCCACACCGGCGTCCAAGGCGGATTCAGGAGAAGGGGAAATCAAGGCGCCGGTTGCCGCCACGCCTCCCGCGCCCATTGCCGTCGGCGTGGATCCCAGCCGTCTGCCCGTGAAGATTACCTCTGACCGCATGACTTATGACGAGACCGGGAAAGTCATCTCTTTCGTGGGACACGTGGTCGCGTCCCACGGCGAACTGACCCTGTGGGCAGACAAGCTCTCCGCCTATCTCGCATCCAGCACTGACAAAAAGTTCTCCGCCGACAGTGTGGATCGGATTGTGGCCGAAGGGAACGTCCGGGCCAAGAAGGGTACCTCCGAGGGCACCTGCGGCATGCTGACCTATTTTGTGGGCCAGCAGTTGCTTAAAATGGAGCAGAACCCCAAGCTTCAGGACGGTCCCAATTCCCTGACGGGCGAAGTCATCAATTTCCATATCAAGGACGACCGGTCCGAGGTCATTGGCGGCAAGCAGCGCGTCAAAGCCATTTTCATGACTCCCGGCAACCTGAAGGTGCAATAA
- the lptC gene encoding LPS export ABC transporter periplasmic protein LptC — MRGRPALVLFTIFALGLLLGLGVNALFFSDPILENKDTTQQAPASREDMFANADVSAEDIELVQGKEGSLNWKLLAKSAKYNQELGIIAVDFPQLTAYFGDDRQEVYVQADRGEVDQANDNLSLYDGVSGRFGDMALDAQHLDYVGAIGKVYLKGGVIVRRPDMTVEAKALEIDLVTRQMVAAGGVEALLAPEGLGRSPLNENKE, encoded by the coding sequence ATGAGAGGGCGTCCGGCTCTGGTTCTGTTCACCATTTTTGCCCTGGGCTTGCTCCTTGGGCTGGGCGTCAACGCGCTCTTTTTTTCCGACCCCATCCTGGAAAACAAGGATACCACCCAACAAGCGCCCGCATCACGCGAGGACATGTTTGCCAACGCCGATGTCTCGGCCGAGGATATCGAACTGGTTCAGGGCAAAGAGGGCAGCTTGAACTGGAAGCTTCTGGCCAAGAGCGCAAAGTACAATCAGGAGCTCGGCATCATTGCCGTGGATTTTCCCCAGCTGACAGCCTATTTCGGGGATGATCGTCAGGAGGTCTACGTTCAGGCCGATCGGGGCGAGGTGGACCAGGCTAACGACAATCTTAGCCTGTACGACGGGGTCAGCGGCCGGTTCGGTGATATGGCCCTGGATGCGCAGCACCTTGATTATGTGGGCGCAATAGGTAAGGTGTATCTTAAAGGAGGCGTGATAGTGCGCCGTCCCGACATGACCGTCGAAGCCAAGGCTCTGGAAATCGATCTGGTCACGAGGCAAATGGTGGCTGCCGGCGGTGTGGAAGCGCTGTTGGCCCCCGAAGGGCTGGGAAGGAGTCCTTTGAATGAAAACAAGGAATAA
- a CDS encoding HAD hydrolase family protein — protein sequence MADATALARNIKLLVLDVDGVFTDGGLYYGDEGILMKRFSVQDGLGVKLAQSVGLEIGVITGLDQKPVEKRVTELGIKYYYAGHHRKLPLFEKMCEEVGVAPEEAAYMGDDWIDLAVMSRAGLALCVPNAVPEVIEAADWMSTRKGGHGAVREAISFILEARGLKEQALRHWVD from the coding sequence GTGGCTGACGCGACCGCGCTGGCGCGGAACATCAAACTGCTGGTGCTGGACGTGGACGGCGTTTTCACCGACGGCGGCCTGTACTATGGCGACGAGGGTATCCTGATGAAGCGCTTCAGCGTACAGGACGGCCTTGGAGTCAAGCTGGCTCAGTCAGTGGGGCTTGAGATTGGAGTCATCACGGGGCTGGATCAAAAGCCCGTGGAAAAGCGCGTCACCGAATTGGGCATTAAATACTATTATGCGGGTCATCATCGCAAGTTGCCCCTCTTTGAAAAGATGTGCGAAGAGGTCGGAGTCGCTCCGGAAGAGGCCGCCTACATGGGCGATGACTGGATCGATTTGGCTGTGATGAGCCGTGCGGGGCTGGCTCTGTGCGTGCCCAATGCGGTGCCCGAGGTGATCGAGGCTGCGGACTGGATGTCTACCCGAAAGGGCGGGCATGGCGCGGTTCGCGAGGCCATTTCGTTCATTCTTGAGGCCCGGGGGCTCAAGGAACAGGCACTTCGACACTGGGTGGATTAG
- the kdsA gene encoding 3-deoxy-8-phosphooctulonate synthase — MADLYTASRSGPFILAGPCAIETREIAFQAADVLAGLAAKLNIPIVYKSSFDKANRTSLTSFRGPGMEEGLEILAEVKRRTGLPVVTDIHHPEQAAPVAEVADVLQIPAFLCRQTDLLVAAAETGKVVNVKKGQFLAPWDMKNVVDKLRSAGNDQVWLTERGSTYGYNNLVVDMRSIPQMQSFGVPVVMDATHSVQLPGGLGGASGGQREYVSILASAAVAAGANGVFMEVHPDPDKALCDGPNSLPLAEVETLLKRLQALWEINRG; from the coding sequence ATGGCAGATCTGTATACCGCCAGCCGGTCCGGCCCGTTCATTCTGGCCGGACCCTGCGCCATTGAGACAAGGGAGATTGCGTTCCAGGCCGCCGACGTGCTCGCCGGCCTGGCTGCCAAGCTGAATATCCCCATCGTCTACAAAAGCTCGTTCGACAAGGCCAACCGGACCTCGCTGACCAGTTTTCGCGGGCCGGGCATGGAAGAAGGGCTTGAAATCCTGGCCGAAGTGAAACGGAGGACAGGGTTGCCGGTGGTCACGGACATCCACCACCCCGAACAGGCCGCACCCGTGGCCGAGGTGGCGGATGTCCTGCAGATTCCGGCCTTTCTTTGCCGTCAGACCGATCTGCTGGTGGCCGCCGCTGAGACCGGCAAGGTAGTCAACGTCAAGAAAGGGCAGTTCCTGGCCCCCTGGGACATGAAGAACGTGGTCGACAAGCTCCGCTCTGCGGGCAACGACCAGGTATGGCTGACCGAACGCGGTTCCACATACGGGTACAACAACCTGGTCGTGGACATGCGATCCATTCCCCAGATGCAGAGCTTCGGCGTGCCGGTGGTCATGGACGCTACCCATTCGGTGCAGTTGCCCGGCGGTTTGGGCGGCGCTTCTGGCGGTCAGCGTGAATATGTCTCGATTCTGGCTTCGGCTGCGGTTGCGGCTGGCGCGAATGGCGTGTTCATGGAAGTTCATCCCGACCCGGACAAGGCCTTGTGCGACGGGCCCAATTCCCTGCCTCTGGCCGAAGTGGAAACCTTGCTCAAGCGACTGCAGGCCCTGTGGGAGATTAATCGTGGCTGA
- a CDS encoding CTP synthase has translation MKTKFIFITGGVLSSLGKGLAAASIGALLQARGLKATIQKLDPYINVDPGTMNPFQHGEVYVTDDGAETDLDLGHYERYLGTALSQQNNYTSGSIYNSVIQKERRGDYLGGTVQVIPHITDAIKEAVINLPNGEDVALIEIGGTVGDIEGQPFLEAIRQLKNDLGKENVLFIHLTLVPYIKAAGELKTKPTQHSVKELRSVGIQPDIIIARSEVDLPDDLKKKIALFCDVDQDAVFTGVDVDSIYKVPLEFYNEGVDQKIAILLKLPAKNAELAPWENLVHSLDHPSGTVKIGIVGKYVDLTEAYKSLHEALIHGGVANDVKVELEYVNSEKVTAANVEKKLKGLDGILVPGGFGSRGIEGKILSIKYARENKVPFFGICLGMQCACIEFARNVIGLEGANSEEFDKTTPHNIIYLMKEWFDFRTKKTETRCEESEKGGTMRLGSYPCKLKKDTKAFEAYKTANIDERHRHRFEYNNKYIEQFEQNGMVLSGTAPDESLVEIVELPGHPWFLGCQFHPEFKSNPMNPHPLFREFIKASKEEKAKK, from the coding sequence ATGAAAACCAAGTTCATATTTATTACCGGTGGTGTTCTTTCTTCCCTGGGTAAGGGGTTGGCCGCGGCATCCATTGGAGCACTTCTCCAGGCCCGTGGCCTTAAAGCCACCATTCAGAAGCTCGATCCCTACATCAACGTTGACCCCGGCACCATGAATCCTTTTCAGCATGGTGAGGTCTACGTGACGGACGACGGCGCCGAGACCGACCTCGACCTCGGCCACTACGAGCGCTATCTGGGTACCGCCCTGAGCCAGCAGAACAACTACACCTCCGGCTCCATTTATAACTCGGTCATCCAGAAGGAACGCCGCGGCGACTACCTGGGCGGTACCGTGCAGGTCATCCCGCACATCACCGACGCCATCAAGGAAGCGGTCATCAACCTGCCTAACGGCGAGGATGTGGCCCTGATCGAGATCGGCGGCACCGTGGGCGACATCGAGGGCCAGCCGTTCCTGGAGGCCATCCGTCAGCTCAAGAACGACCTGGGCAAGGAGAACGTCCTGTTCATCCACCTGACCCTGGTTCCTTACATCAAGGCCGCTGGCGAACTGAAGACCAAGCCCACCCAGCACTCCGTCAAGGAACTGCGCAGCGTTGGTATTCAGCCCGACATCATCATCGCCCGTTCCGAAGTGGATTTGCCGGACGACCTCAAGAAAAAGATCGCTCTGTTCTGTGACGTGGATCAGGACGCCGTGTTCACCGGTGTGGACGTGGATTCCATCTACAAGGTTCCCCTTGAATTCTACAACGAGGGCGTGGACCAGAAGATCGCCATCCTCCTGAAGTTGCCTGCCAAGAATGCGGAACTGGCCCCCTGGGAAAACCTCGTGCACAGCCTGGATCACCCCAGCGGGACGGTCAAAATCGGCATCGTGGGCAAGTATGTGGACCTGACCGAAGCTTACAAGAGCCTGCACGAGGCCCTGATCCACGGCGGCGTGGCCAACGACGTCAAGGTGGAGCTGGAATACGTCAACTCCGAGAAGGTCACCGCGGCCAACGTGGAGAAGAAGCTCAAGGGCCTGGACGGTATTCTGGTGCCCGGCGGCTTCGGTTCGCGCGGCATCGAAGGCAAGATCCTGTCCATCAAGTACGCCCGCGAGAACAAGGTTCCGTTCTTCGGCATCTGCCTCGGCATGCAGTGCGCCTGCATCGAGTTCGCCCGCAACGTTATCGGTCTGGAGGGTGCCAACTCCGAGGAATTCGACAAGACCACTCCGCACAACATCATCTACCTGATGAAGGAATGGTTTGATTTCAGGACCAAGAAGACCGAAACCCGTTGCGAAGAGTCCGAGAAGGGCGGCACCATGCGCCTGGGCTCGTACCCGTGCAAGCTCAAGAAGGACACCAAGGCTTTCGAGGCCTACAAGACCGCGAACATCGACGAACGTCACCGTCATCGCTTCGAGTACAACAACAAGTACATCGAGCAGTTTGAGCAGAACGGCATGGTCCTGTCCGGCACCGCCCCCGACGAGTCCCTGGTGGAGATCGTGGAGCTGCCCGGTCATCCTTGGTTCCTGGGTTGCCAGTTCCATCCGGAATTCAAATCCAATCCCATGAATCCGCATCCGCTGTTCCGTGAATTCATCAAGGCATCCAAAGAAGAGAAGGCCAAGAAGTAG